A window of the Streptomyces sp. Ag109_O5-10 genome harbors these coding sequences:
- a CDS encoding dienelactone hydrolase family protein: MTTISTRTVAYPADGLTMIGYLALPAGVDRRPAVLLGPEGMGLSDVERRRADALAELGYVALAFDLHGGRYLGDPEEMLARCMPLLADPDRMRGIGRAAFEALRSEPRTDPDRIAAVGYGTGGAVGLELGRDGANLRAIGTVNALTTGRPGEAARIRCPVWAGVGSEDPIMPPAQRNAFTAEMQAAGVDWRLAVYGGALHAFHHPPVDHPTVPGVGYHPRHAQRAWRDVVGLLAECLPVTEDLRA, encoded by the coding sequence ATGACGACGATTTCGACGCGTACGGTCGCGTACCCGGCTGACGGGTTGACGATGATCGGGTACCTCGCGCTCCCGGCCGGTGTCGACCGCCGACCCGCGGTGCTGCTCGGGCCGGAGGGCATGGGGCTCAGCGACGTCGAGCGCCGCCGAGCCGATGCTCTCGCCGAGCTGGGATACGTGGCGCTGGCCTTCGACCTTCATGGCGGGCGCTATCTGGGCGACCCCGAGGAGATGCTGGCCCGTTGCATGCCGCTGCTCGCTGATCCCGACCGGATGCGGGGCATCGGCCGTGCGGCGTTCGAAGCGTTGCGCAGCGAACCGCGGACCGATCCCGACCGGATCGCCGCCGTCGGCTACGGCACCGGGGGCGCCGTCGGGCTGGAACTCGGGCGCGACGGCGCAAACCTGCGCGCGATCGGGACGGTCAACGCACTGACCACGGGCCGACCGGGCGAGGCGGCACGCATTCGCTGCCCGGTATGGGCCGGGGTCGGGTCGGAAGACCCGATCATGCCACCCGCGCAACGGAACGCGTTCACCGCCGAGATGCAGGCCGCAGGCGTCGACTGGCGCCTCGCGGTCTACGGCGGCGCCCTGCACGCCTTCCACCACCCACCGGTCGACCACCCCACGGTCCCCGGCGTCGGCTACCACCCACGGCACGCACAGCGAGCCTGGCGCGACGTTGTCGGCCTGCTCGCCGAGTGCCTGCCCGTGACGGAGGATCTGCGGGCATGA
- a CDS encoding SRPBCC family protein, which yields MASTSVSRTLPVSPERVWQLIGGFGSLPDWLPFIVSSTLEEGGRRRRLANPEGDSVVEQLLAFNEQERYYSYAIVEAPFPVTDYISTLRVHAVTGAPGTSEVQWSGRFVPTDTSEDEAVALFTGIYSDGLEALSQAVS from the coding sequence ATGGCATCCACGTCGGTGAGTCGGACGCTCCCGGTATCACCAGAGCGGGTATGGCAGTTGATCGGGGGATTCGGCTCTCTCCCTGACTGGCTTCCCTTCATTGTCTCCAGCACCCTGGAAGAGGGAGGGCGCCGCAGAAGGCTCGCCAACCCGGAAGGGGACAGCGTCGTCGAGCAGCTACTGGCGTTCAACGAGCAGGAGCGCTACTACAGTTACGCCATTGTCGAAGCTCCCTTCCCGGTGACCGACTACATCTCCACGCTGCGGGTCCACGCCGTCACCGGTGCTCCCGGCACCAGCGAGGTCCAGTGGTCGGGGCGCTTCGTTCCCACCGACACCTCGGAGGACGAGGCCGTCGCCCTCTTCACCGGCATCTACAGCGACGGCCTGGAGGCTCTCAGCCAGGCCGTTTCCTGA
- a CDS encoding stealth family protein: MTVRSFARRMRPRVERKAAEKVWQLRTMRRRRMAAVTDPVLRPVAVRGQQLYGRVVTRFTAAEAAAANLGLVLAALEQDGIPYFLVPGSRTRHTVGVNAVDRERLLTALEAQNAGKAVFIGRPLPGGKLRHPALFMDGVLPAALRTAPVLRIGENHLGPAGQLLAGPELACDVEFWEDGAQLLASDAGPRRLAAVQPQASEDVFAESLVAPRNNGVTDVLPASEQTPAVVRIGDRELPSFAALTPPTVNDVTFPVDVVYTWVDGEEPEMRAKRARYQERGTAEILDKETNASRYTSHDELKYSLRSLAMYADFVRHIYLVTDGQKPHWLDDTAPGITVVDHRDIFPADVLPVFNSHAIETRLHHIPGLSDHYLYFNDDVFVGRRVTAEHFFHGSGLMKIPVSPLKIGVGKPHADETATNSASKNVRRLLLEKFGRMTTNNFMHTPLPQQRETLRDLEDLFPEDIGRTTASRFRSPQDIALTAPLLYQYALMTGRGVPGQFGFRYVNISRPDAEARLADLRRTRRFDFFCLNDVDVPPEERERVGLRMHEFLEDYFPFASPFEKPVEKSFEKSFEKQN, from the coding sequence GTGACCGTGCGTTCCTTTGCCCGGCGGATGCGACCGCGAGTCGAGCGGAAGGCCGCCGAGAAGGTCTGGCAGCTGCGCACCATGCGGCGGCGCCGCATGGCGGCGGTCACGGACCCGGTTCTCCGCCCGGTGGCGGTGCGCGGCCAGCAGCTCTACGGACGGGTTGTGACCCGGTTCACCGCCGCCGAGGCGGCCGCCGCCAACCTCGGCCTGGTCCTCGCCGCGCTGGAGCAGGACGGCATCCCGTACTTCCTGGTGCCGGGCTCGCGCACGCGTCACACGGTCGGCGTGAACGCCGTGGACCGGGAGCGTCTCCTCACCGCCCTGGAGGCGCAGAACGCGGGGAAGGCGGTGTTCATCGGCAGACCGCTGCCCGGCGGAAAGCTCAGGCACCCCGCCCTGTTCATGGACGGCGTCCTGCCGGCCGCGCTGCGTACGGCCCCGGTCCTGCGGATCGGGGAGAACCACCTGGGCCCCGCGGGCCAGCTGCTCGCCGGCCCGGAACTCGCCTGCGATGTCGAGTTCTGGGAGGACGGGGCACAGCTCCTCGCCTCCGACGCGGGGCCGAGGCGCCTGGCCGCGGTCCAGCCGCAGGCCTCCGAGGACGTCTTCGCCGAGTCCCTCGTCGCACCCCGGAACAACGGCGTCACGGACGTACTGCCGGCGTCCGAGCAGACACCGGCCGTGGTCCGGATCGGGGACCGGGAGCTGCCGAGCTTCGCCGCGCTCACCCCGCCGACCGTGAACGACGTGACCTTCCCCGTCGACGTCGTCTACACGTGGGTGGACGGCGAGGAGCCGGAGATGCGCGCCAAGCGCGCCCGCTACCAGGAGCGCGGCACCGCCGAGATCCTGGACAAGGAGACCAACGCCTCCCGCTACACCAGCCACGACGAGCTGAAGTACTCCCTGCGCTCGCTCGCCATGTACGCCGACTTCGTCCGCCACATCTACCTCGTGACCGACGGCCAGAAGCCGCACTGGCTCGACGACACGGCCCCGGGGATCACGGTCGTCGACCACCGTGACATCTTCCCGGCGGACGTCCTGCCGGTGTTCAACTCGCACGCGATCGAGACCCGGCTGCACCACATCCCCGGCCTGTCGGACCACTACCTGTACTTCAACGACGACGTGTTCGTCGGCCGCCGGGTCACCGCGGAGCACTTCTTCCACGGCAGCGGTCTAATGAAGATCCCGGTGTCCCCGCTCAAGATCGGGGTCGGCAAGCCGCACGCCGATGAGACCGCCACCAACTCCGCGAGCAAGAACGTCCGCCGCCTGCTGCTGGAGAAGTTCGGGCGGATGACCACGAACAACTTCATGCACACCCCGCTGCCGCAGCAGCGCGAGACCCTGCGGGACCTGGAGGACCTCTTCCCGGAGGACATCGGCCGCACCACGGCGTCCCGCTTCCGCTCGCCGCAGGACATCGCCTTGACGGCCCCGCTGCTCTACCAGTACGCGCTGATGACCGGCCGCGGTGTGCCGGGCCAGTTCGGCTTCCGGTACGTCAACATCAGCCGTCCGGACGCCGAGGCCCGCCTGGCCGACCTGCGCCGCACCCGCCGCTTCGACTTCTTCTGCCTCAACGACGTCGACGTGCCGCCGGAGGAGCGGGAGCGGGTCGGCCTCCGGATGCACGAGTTCCTGGAGGACTACTTCCCCTTCGCGAGTCCCTTCGAGAAGCCCGTCGAGAAGTCCTTCGAGAAGTCCTTCGAGAAGCAGAACTGA
- a CDS encoding FadR/GntR family transcriptional regulator, whose translation MSLTDRAIGQIRELIRSGALPPGAKLPPEPELAAQLGLSRNLAREAVKALAVARVLEVRRGDGTYVTSLQPSLLLEGLGGAVELLQSDTGALLDLMEVRRLLEPLATGLAAARITDDQLAEVKGHLDAMREASDDVERLNVHDAAFHRSVVAATGNESLLTLLEGISGRTLGARIWRGQLDDQSAGRTLAEHEAIYNALRTRDAAVSQAAALLHVSNTEHWLREHLRSNTAQA comes from the coding sequence TTGTCCCTGACAGACAGGGCCATCGGGCAGATCCGTGAGCTCATCCGCTCCGGCGCACTGCCACCGGGCGCGAAGCTGCCCCCGGAGCCGGAGCTCGCCGCGCAGCTGGGCCTCTCCCGCAACCTCGCCCGCGAGGCGGTCAAGGCACTGGCCGTGGCCCGGGTGCTCGAGGTACGGCGAGGCGACGGCACCTACGTGACCAGTCTCCAGCCCAGCCTGCTGCTGGAGGGACTCGGTGGCGCCGTGGAGCTCCTCCAGAGCGACACGGGCGCCCTGCTGGATCTCATGGAGGTCCGGCGGCTGCTCGAACCGCTCGCCACCGGGCTGGCCGCCGCCAGGATCACCGATGACCAACTGGCCGAGGTCAAGGGCCACTTGGATGCGATGCGGGAGGCGAGCGACGACGTGGAGCGGCTCAACGTCCATGACGCGGCCTTCCACCGCTCGGTCGTGGCGGCCACCGGCAACGAGAGCCTGCTCACCCTGCTCGAGGGCATCTCGGGCCGTACCCTGGGCGCCCGGATCTGGCGGGGCCAGTTGGACGACCAGTCCGCCGGGCGGACTCTCGCCGAACACGAGGCGATCTACAACGCCCTCCGCACCCGCGACGCCGCGGTGAGCCAGGCCGCGGCCCTGCTGCACGTCAGCAACACCGAGCACTGGCTCCGCGAGCACCTGCGATCGAACACCGCACAGGCATAG
- a CDS encoding FadR/GntR family transcriptional regulator, protein MSLTDKAITQIRQLIASGVLPPGAKLPPEPELAAQLGLSRNLAREAVKALSVARVLEIRRGDGTYVTSLQPSLLLEGLGGAVELLQGDPGAVLDLMEVRRLLEPAATALAVARLSDERLAEVKRHLDAMREARDDVERLNVHDVAFHRAIVDVTGNETLITLLEGISGRTLRARIWRGLVDTRVAARTLAEHEAIYAALAARDAVLCHAAALVHVNNTEQWLREHLESTEALPVTGSAG, encoded by the coding sequence GTGTCCCTGACCGACAAGGCGATCACCCAGATCCGCCAGCTCATCGCCTCCGGGGTTCTGCCGCCGGGCGCGAAGCTGCCTCCCGAGCCCGAGCTGGCCGCCCAGCTCGGGCTCTCCCGCAACCTCGCACGTGAGGCGGTGAAGGCGCTGTCCGTGGCACGCGTGCTGGAGATCAGACGGGGCGACGGGACGTATGTCACCAGCCTGCAGCCGAGCCTGCTGCTCGAGGGCCTCGGTGGCGCGGTGGAATTGCTCCAGGGCGATCCCGGCGCCGTCCTGGACCTCATGGAGGTGCGGCGTCTGCTCGAGCCCGCCGCCACCGCCCTGGCCGTCGCGCGGCTTTCGGACGAACGGCTGGCGGAGGTGAAGCGGCATCTGGACGCCATGCGCGAGGCGCGCGACGACGTAGAGCGTCTCAACGTGCACGATGTGGCGTTCCACCGCGCCATCGTGGACGTCACCGGCAACGAGACGCTGATCACCCTGCTGGAGGGCATCTCGGGGCGCACCCTGCGGGCCCGGATCTGGCGTGGTCTGGTGGACACCCGGGTGGCGGCCCGTACGCTGGCGGAACACGAGGCGATCTACGCCGCACTGGCCGCTCGTGACGCCGTGCTGTGCCATGCCGCGGCCCTGGTGCACGTCAACAACACCGAGCAGTGGCTGCGGGAGCACCTGGAGTCCACGGAGGCCTTGCCGGTGACGGGATCCGCTGGATGA
- a CDS encoding stealth conserved region 3 domain-containing protein: MDIRHRFTFTAPAGLRAARDLLAHLCTVLSAKLWALRATRARRRLRAAVPGRVITFGPTRLYGRTVDAYTAADAAEADLERVCTLLEGLHVPYFLVPSDHGHGALRQVVGVEESYRDAILARAAQRFAGTTGYVGAVGPGGAVTTAVLWADGRLPRALRRAAVLRTGVVRLGPVGQVLSGLETGCDIEFWRHGRDLGASSASAGGSAGGTDPAWLTVPGSRLPDVFGPALVAPRRNPVAEVLPVTARQPAAVAVRRRTVPTFAPFAGPAIDEVLFPVDAVYTWVDGDDPAMAAKRRAHQELADSVIAPRETGASRYTSHDELKYALRSLEMYAGFVRHVYLVTDSQIPSWLDPEAEGLTVIDHREILPSDALPVFNSHAIESRLHHIPGLSEHYLYFNDDVFINRPVRPEHFFHGNGIARIPLSPLKLGVGAPHPLEPAPNSAGKNAREVIRRFHGRYITHKSLHTPHPQLLSVMREMESLGIEELERTSSSRFRSTSDVAPASTLHHHWAMATGRAVPADYRFRYVQLGAPDMHRRLARLAAGEDIDFFCLNDVDTPPEARPAAQAAISRFLNRKYPFPSRYEGAPRTGTLPIAPLTTRIPSQPTREGARRREA, encoded by the coding sequence ATGGACATCCGTCACCGCTTCACGTTCACGGCGCCCGCGGGCCTGCGCGCCGCCCGGGACCTGCTGGCGCACCTGTGCACCGTGCTGTCGGCCAAGCTCTGGGCGCTGCGCGCGACCCGGGCCCGACGACGCCTGCGCGCCGCCGTCCCAGGGCGCGTGATCACCTTCGGACCGACGCGGCTGTACGGCCGTACGGTCGACGCCTACACGGCCGCGGACGCCGCCGAAGCCGATCTCGAACGGGTCTGCACCCTGCTGGAAGGGCTGCACGTCCCGTACTTCCTGGTCCCCTCCGACCACGGACACGGCGCGCTGCGGCAGGTCGTCGGCGTCGAGGAGTCGTACCGCGACGCGATCCTCGCCCGGGCCGCCCAGCGCTTCGCCGGCACCACCGGATACGTCGGCGCCGTCGGACCGGGCGGCGCCGTGACGACCGCGGTGCTGTGGGCCGACGGCAGGCTGCCCCGGGCGCTGCGGCGGGCCGCCGTACTCCGCACCGGCGTGGTGCGCCTCGGCCCGGTGGGGCAGGTGCTCAGCGGCCTGGAGACGGGGTGCGACATCGAGTTCTGGCGGCACGGCCGGGACCTCGGCGCCTCTTCGGCTTCAGCCGGGGGCAGCGCCGGCGGCACCGATCCCGCCTGGCTCACCGTGCCCGGCAGTCGGCTGCCGGACGTCTTCGGGCCGGCACTCGTCGCCCCGCGCCGCAACCCCGTGGCGGAAGTGCTCCCGGTGACGGCGCGACAACCGGCGGCGGTGGCGGTTCGCCGCCGCACCGTCCCGACGTTCGCCCCGTTCGCCGGGCCCGCCATCGACGAGGTGCTGTTCCCCGTCGACGCCGTGTACACCTGGGTGGACGGGGACGACCCGGCGATGGCCGCGAAGCGCCGGGCCCACCAGGAACTCGCCGACAGCGTCATCGCTCCGCGCGAGACCGGCGCCTCCCGCTACACCAGCCATGACGAGCTGAAGTACGCACTGCGCTCGCTGGAGATGTACGCCGGGTTCGTCCGGCACGTCTACCTGGTCACCGACTCCCAGATCCCGTCCTGGCTGGACCCGGAGGCGGAAGGCCTGACGGTGATCGACCACCGGGAGATCCTCCCGTCCGACGCGCTCCCGGTCTTCAACTCGCACGCGATAGAGAGCCGCCTGCACCACATCCCGGGCCTGTCGGAGCACTACCTCTACTTCAACGACGACGTCTTCATCAACCGCCCGGTACGCCCCGAGCACTTCTTCCACGGCAACGGCATCGCCCGCATCCCCCTGTCTCCCCTGAAACTCGGCGTAGGCGCCCCGCACCCGCTCGAACCCGCCCCGAACTCCGCCGGCAAGAACGCCCGCGAGGTGATCAGGCGCTTCCACGGCAGATACATCACGCACAAGTCGCTGCACACCCCGCACCCCCAACTACTGTCCGTGATGCGCGAGATGGAGAGCCTGGGAATCGAGGAACTCGAACGGACGTCCTCTTCCCGTTTCCGCTCCACCTCCGACGTCGCTCCGGCGTCCACGCTCCACCACCACTGGGCGATGGCAACGGGCCGGGCCGTCCCCGCCGACTACCGCTTCCGCTACGTCCAGCTGGGCGCACCGGACATGCACCGCCGCCTGGCCCGCCTCGCGGCCGGCGAGGACATCGACTTCTTCTGCCTCAACGACGTGGACACGCCCCCGGAGGCCAGACCGGCTGCCCAGGCGGCCATCAGCAGGTTCCTGAACCGCAAATACCCCTTCCCGAGCCGCTACGAAGGAGCCCCCCGCACCGGCACCCTCCCCATCGCACCGCTCACGACGAGAATCCCGTCCCAGCCGACACGGGAGGGAGCACGGCGCCGCGAGGCGTAG
- a CDS encoding aldo/keto reductase, with amino-acid sequence MHRRTIPSTAVEVTELGFGASVIGNLYRTTSAEDAAAAVDTAWDAGIRYYDTAPHYGLGLSEHRLGAALRDRPREQYVLSSKVGRLLVPNDHPTGVDTEGFVVRDDLRRQWDFSRDGVRRSIEETLERTGLDRLDIVYLHDPDDHWQQAADQAMPTLADLRDQGVIGAIGAGMNQSALLARFLRETAADVVMLAGRYTLLDQSALDDVLPAAREHGKAVVAVGVFNSGLLAEDRPAEGMKYDYRAAPPALVDRARAIADVCQAHGTTLPAAAIAFPLTHPSVINVTLGMRDPGQVRRNTRLHRQFIPGELWHDLRDQGLLRAETPFAPDERSQPCP; translated from the coding sequence TTGCATCGCCGTACGATCCCCAGCACCGCCGTCGAGGTCACCGAGCTCGGCTTCGGCGCCTCCGTCATCGGCAACCTCTACCGCACCACCAGCGCCGAGGACGCGGCGGCCGCCGTCGACACGGCCTGGGACGCGGGCATCCGCTACTACGACACCGCGCCCCACTACGGTCTCGGCCTCTCCGAGCATCGCCTGGGCGCCGCCCTGCGCGACCGGCCACGCGAGCAGTACGTCCTCTCCTCCAAGGTCGGCCGCCTCCTCGTCCCCAACGACCACCCGACGGGCGTCGACACCGAGGGTTTCGTCGTCCGTGACGACCTGCGCCGGCAGTGGGACTTCAGCCGCGACGGCGTGCGGCGCTCCATCGAGGAGACGCTGGAGCGCACCGGCCTGGACCGCCTCGACATCGTCTACCTCCACGACCCCGACGACCACTGGCAACAGGCCGCCGACCAGGCCATGCCCACCCTCGCCGACCTGCGCGACCAAGGCGTCATCGGAGCCATCGGCGCCGGCATGAACCAGTCCGCCCTGCTCGCCCGCTTCCTGCGCGAGACCGCCGCGGACGTGGTGATGCTCGCCGGCCGCTACACCCTGCTCGACCAGTCGGCCCTGGACGACGTCCTGCCCGCCGCACGGGAACACGGCAAGGCCGTCGTCGCCGTCGGCGTCTTCAACTCCGGCCTGCTCGCCGAGGACCGGCCCGCCGAAGGCATGAAGTACGACTACCGGGCCGCCCCGCCCGCACTCGTCGACCGCGCCCGTGCCATCGCGGACGTCTGCCAGGCCCACGGCACCACCCTGCCCGCCGCCGCCATCGCCTTCCCTCTCACTCATCCCAGCGTCATCAACGTCACGCTCGGCATGCGCGACCCCGGACAGGTACGGCGCAACACGCGGCTGCACCGGCAGTTCATCCCCGGGGAGCTCTGGCACGACCTGCGCGACCAAGGGCTCCTCCGCGCCGAGACGCCTTTCGCGCCCGACGAACGGAGTCAGCCGTGTCCCTGA
- a CDS encoding PEP/pyruvate-binding domain-containing protein, which translates to MNSPYTLAFDSSAEAGTSRFGGKCAALTAMTRAGAPVPPGFVVTMDAFEALLDRGGLRRDVDAALAGLGADPGAVAARGAENRRMVMDQPVPSPVASAVTAAYEELCRAVGCPDAPVAVRSSADVEDLTEASCAGQYDTCLWIRGADSVLGDMTAPQRTEPGREPAPFAMPVRCSIAGARGASARCC; encoded by the coding sequence GTGAACTCTCCGTACACCCTCGCGTTCGACAGCAGTGCCGAGGCCGGGACGAGCAGGTTCGGCGGCAAGTGCGCCGCGCTCACCGCGATGACCCGGGCCGGTGCTCCGGTGCCACCCGGGTTCGTGGTGACCATGGATGCCTTCGAGGCGCTGCTCGACCGCGGCGGGTTGCGCCGGGACGTCGACGCCGCCCTCGCCGGGCTCGGCGCCGATCCGGGTGCTGTGGCGGCGCGCGGCGCCGAGAACCGCCGCATGGTGATGGACCAGCCCGTGCCCTCACCGGTCGCGTCGGCGGTGACGGCGGCGTACGAGGAGCTCTGCCGGGCCGTCGGCTGCCCGGACGCCCCGGTGGCCGTCCGGTCGAGCGCCGACGTGGAGGACCTGACCGAGGCGAGCTGCGCCGGTCAGTACGACACGTGCCTGTGGATCCGGGGTGCCGACTCCGTGCTCGGGGACATGACGGCCCCTCAGCGGACCGAGCCCGGCCGGGAACCGGCCCCGTTCGCTATGCCTGTGCGGTGTTCGATCGCAGGTGCTCGCGGAGCCAGTGCTCGGTGTTGCTGA
- a CDS encoding SDR family NAD(P)-dependent oxidoreductase produces MNIDLSGRTAWVSGSTAGIGAAVAEVLDTAGAEVVINGRNAERVAETARRLGARGVAADVGTPEGCDALIRQIPEADILVITSPLQERPCPPFTVIGQLHGIHVGESDAPGITRAGMAVDRGIRLSP; encoded by the coding sequence ATGAACATTGACTTGAGCGGTCGTACCGCCTGGGTCAGCGGGTCCACGGCCGGGATCGGAGCGGCGGTCGCCGAGGTGCTGGACACCGCCGGAGCCGAGGTGGTAATCAACGGCCGGAACGCCGAGCGCGTCGCCGAGACGGCACGACGGCTCGGCGCGCGCGGCGTGGCCGCGGACGTCGGAACGCCGGAGGGATGCGACGCGCTGATCCGGCAGATTCCCGAGGCAGACATTCTGGTGATCACTTCTCCCCTGCAGGAACGACCGTGTCCACCCTTCACAGTGATTGGACAACTTCATGGCATCCACGTCGGTGAGTCGGACGCTCCCGGTATCACCAGAGCGGGTATGGCAGTTGATCGGGGGATTCGGCTCTCTCCCTGA
- a CDS encoding alpha-L-fucosidase yields MPSSINRRQFLAGATCVAAAAVAGGVFGAGTAQAAPSTYTPAWSSVNQHPPAPEWFQDAKFGIYFHWGVFSVPAYDSEWYPRNMYISGSNANTHHVATYGDPSAWPYHNFINGANDKSGHFTQFAPRLKSAGGNFDPDEWAQLFVDAGAKFAGPVAEHHDGFSMWDSQVNEWNSVAKGPKLDLLKLFTTAIRAKNLKLLVAMHHAYNFNGYYDHVPAQTDPSLKKLYGQLGSTAENQLWYDKLKEVIDRAQPDILWEDFDLSKVDETQRLNFLSYYYNQANSWGKEVVATYKDGFNGHGEVFDYERGGPADRTAPYWLTDDSISSSSWCYTQGIGYYSTQQMLHSLIDRVSKNGNMLLNIAPMADGTIPQGQKDVLLGIGDYLKRFGESMYATRAWTQYGEGPTRMGGGSFTAPLVGTAQDIRFTRSKGNTVLYATVLGWPGSSLKIKTLGSDRISLSSLASVKLLDSTAGTYINLAAPTQDSSGLTVTLPSSAPFTAGAYVLKLSFSGQLPPLRPAVGALVYQDVNYSANYAVLDPGTYTAEQLQLAGVDAQSISSLKPAAGNQIVAYSGDNFTGTSWTFTADNPDLRVTGQNDQITSLKVQFNPAAYFRITNVTDGLALDSGGNVASGSNLKQYTWDGSPNLQWQLVEVGGGYYKLVNRTNGMVADGGGATSNGSPALQAAWSGSNNQQWTVTHRGEGMCTIANRATGLVLDGGGNVASGSVTKQWGYGSSTNLLWTFTAQ; encoded by the coding sequence ATGCCCAGTTCGATCAACAGACGTCAGTTCCTGGCCGGTGCCACCTGCGTGGCCGCCGCAGCCGTCGCGGGGGGAGTGTTCGGCGCCGGCACCGCGCAGGCCGCCCCCAGCACCTACACGCCCGCGTGGAGTTCGGTGAACCAGCACCCGCCCGCCCCGGAGTGGTTCCAGGACGCCAAGTTCGGCATCTATTTCCACTGGGGCGTCTTCAGCGTCCCCGCCTACGACAGCGAGTGGTACCCCCGCAACATGTACATCAGCGGGAGCAACGCCAACACGCACCACGTCGCGACCTACGGCGACCCCTCCGCGTGGCCGTACCACAACTTCATCAACGGGGCGAACGACAAGTCGGGCCACTTCACCCAGTTCGCACCCAGACTCAAGTCCGCCGGAGGGAACTTCGACCCCGACGAGTGGGCCCAGCTGTTCGTCGACGCCGGGGCGAAGTTCGCGGGACCCGTCGCGGAGCACCACGACGGATTCTCCATGTGGGACTCGCAGGTCAACGAGTGGAACTCGGTCGCCAAGGGCCCCAAGCTCGACCTGCTGAAGCTGTTCACCACGGCGATCCGCGCCAAGAACCTGAAGCTGCTGGTGGCGATGCACCACGCCTACAACTTCAACGGCTACTACGACCACGTGCCCGCCCAGACCGACCCCAGCCTGAAGAAGCTCTACGGACAGCTGGGCTCCACCGCCGAGAACCAGCTCTGGTACGACAAGCTCAAGGAAGTCATCGACCGCGCCCAACCGGACATCCTCTGGGAGGACTTCGACCTGAGCAAGGTCGACGAGACACAGCGCCTGAACTTCCTGTCGTACTACTACAACCAGGCCAACTCCTGGGGCAAAGAGGTCGTCGCCACCTACAAGGACGGCTTCAACGGCCACGGCGAGGTCTTCGACTACGAGCGCGGCGGCCCGGCCGACCGGACCGCGCCCTACTGGCTCACCGACGACAGCATCTCCAGCTCCAGTTGGTGCTACACGCAGGGGATCGGCTACTACAGCACCCAGCAGATGCTGCACTCCCTGATCGACCGGGTCAGCAAGAACGGCAACATGCTGCTGAACATCGCGCCGATGGCCGACGGCACGATCCCCCAGGGGCAGAAGGACGTGCTGCTGGGTATCGGCGACTACCTGAAGCGCTTCGGGGAGTCGATGTACGCGACGCGTGCCTGGACGCAGTACGGCGAGGGTCCCACCCGGATGGGCGGCGGCTCGTTCACCGCCCCGCTGGTCGGCACCGCACAGGACATCCGCTTCACCCGCAGCAAGGGCAACACGGTGCTGTACGCCACCGTGCTGGGCTGGCCCGGCAGTTCACTGAAGATCAAGACGCTGGGCTCGGACCGCATCAGCCTCTCCTCGCTCGCCTCGGTGAAGCTGCTGGACTCGACCGCCGGTACGTACATCAACCTGGCCGCGCCGACGCAGGACTCCTCCGGGCTGACCGTGACGCTGCCCTCATCGGCGCCGTTCACCGCGGGCGCCTACGTCCTCAAGCTCAGCTTCTCCGGCCAGCTTCCCCCGCTGCGGCCGGCGGTCGGTGCCCTGGTCTACCAGGACGTGAACTACTCCGCGAACTACGCGGTGCTCGACCCCGGCACCTACACGGCAGAGCAGCTGCAGCTGGCCGGGGTGGACGCCCAGAGCATCTCCTCCCTGAAGCCGGCGGCCGGGAACCAGATCGTCGCCTACAGCGGTGACAACTTCACCGGCACCTCCTGGACCTTCACCGCCGACAACCCCGACCTCAGGGTCACCGGCCAGAACGACCAGATCACCTCCCTGAAGGTGCAGTTCAATCCGGCCGCCTACTTCCGCATCACCAACGTCACCGACGGTCTGGCCCTGGACAGCGGGGGAAACGTCGCGTCGGGATCCAACCTCAAGCAGTACACCTGGGACGGCAGCCCCAACCTCCAGTGGCAGCTCGTGGAGGTCGGCGGCGGCTACTACAAGCTGGTCAACCGCACCAACGGCATGGTCGCCGACGGCGGGGGCGCCACGTCCAACGGCTCCCCGGCCCTGCAAGCGGCGTGGAGCGGCAGCAACAACCAGCAGTGGACGGTCACCCACCGCGGCGAGGGCATGTGCACCATCGCCAACCGGGCCACCGGCCTCGTCCTGGACGGCGGCGGGAACGTGGCCTCCGGCTCCGTCACCAAGCAATGGGGCTACGGCAGCAGCACCAACCTGCTGTGGACCTTCACCGCCCAGTGA